From a single Leptospira levettii genomic region:
- the dapF gene encoding diaminopimelate epimerase, with translation MKINFTKMEGIGNDYVYIDATKNDIRLTPEQIQKLSDRNFGIGGDGVIFIRNSNSGEFQMDMYNSDGSSSEMCGNGVRCVGKFVYDHGLTKNQKPTIETGKGVLTLDLKTGSNGKVEMVTVDMGEPILKPSLVPIVWSGEEPVINQEIEVQGKKYRFTAVSMGNPHCVIYVDDADSFPVREIGPIIENHPLFPRRVNVEFVSVRGKDHLYQRTWERGTGETLACGTGACAVTVASILNGKTGRSVRIDLRGGTLHVEWKENGSVMMTGPAKEVFSGEVEI, from the coding sequence ATGAAAATCAACTTCACCAAAATGGAAGGGATCGGAAACGACTACGTATACATTGATGCTACGAAAAACGACATCCGACTCACACCAGAACAAATCCAAAAACTATCCGACCGCAATTTTGGGATCGGTGGAGATGGAGTGATTTTCATCCGCAATTCTAACTCTGGCGAATTTCAAATGGACATGTACAATTCCGATGGAAGTTCTTCTGAAATGTGTGGGAACGGAGTCCGTTGTGTTGGTAAATTTGTATATGACCATGGTCTTACTAAAAACCAAAAACCTACCATTGAAACAGGAAAAGGGGTTCTCACTTTAGATTTAAAAACCGGATCCAATGGAAAAGTGGAAATGGTGACTGTGGATATGGGCGAACCCATTCTCAAACCTTCTCTTGTGCCAATTGTCTGGTCAGGGGAAGAACCTGTGATCAACCAAGAGATCGAAGTCCAAGGGAAAAAATATCGTTTTACTGCTGTTAGTATGGGTAACCCACATTGTGTGATTTATGTGGATGATGCGGATTCCTTCCCTGTGAGAGAAATTGGTCCCATCATTGAAAACCATCCACTCTTTCCAAGACGTGTGAATGTGGAATTTGTATCAGTCCGAGGAAAAGACCATCTTTACCAAAGGACTTGGGAAAGGGGAACGGGAGAAACTCTGGCCTGCGGAACAGGGGCGTGTGCTGTGACAGTTGCTTCCATTCTCAATGGCAAGACAGGACGATCTGTACGCATTGACCTAAGAGGTGGAACTCTCCATGTGGAATGGAAAGAAAACGGATCTGTGATGATGACAGGTCCTGCCAAAGAAGTATTTTCGGGAGAAGTTGAAATCTAA
- a CDS encoding class I SAM-dependent methyltransferase translates to MKSCILCQSTESKAVFNENGTPILECQNCGHVYSSYEQEEHYEGYWDGAEQTYDLEWWDNAHRAVYADFIKTYLKESKGNLLDVGCGLGFFVRAVLTEKPGWTAVGYEISKQAVKFANEQNGMKTVYAGLVQDSKLPKESFDIITLWDVIEHIPKPHSLLTYLHGLLKPGGVLFLQTPNFPIQLTKANLKVKLKGMKEGVHYLEAKDHVNNYKMSTLAELGKQCGFTKPEYKVLMPILSVSGSKSKIAVYVKLAYYYFTKLVFTLSFKTINWNNTLFLTLKKP, encoded by the coding sequence ATGAAATCTTGTATCCTTTGCCAATCAACCGAGTCCAAAGCTGTTTTTAATGAAAATGGAACTCCCATTTTGGAATGCCAAAATTGTGGCCATGTCTATTCTTCTTATGAACAAGAAGAACACTACGAAGGGTATTGGGACGGCGCAGAACAAACGTATGATTTGGAATGGTGGGACAATGCCCACAGAGCCGTATATGCTGACTTTATCAAAACGTATCTAAAAGAATCCAAAGGAAATCTTTTGGATGTGGGTTGTGGGTTGGGATTTTTTGTGAGAGCAGTCCTGACAGAAAAACCAGGTTGGACTGCCGTTGGGTATGAGATTTCCAAACAAGCTGTCAAGTTTGCGAACGAACAAAATGGCATGAAGACTGTGTATGCAGGACTTGTACAAGATTCGAAACTTCCAAAAGAAAGTTTTGATATCATCACATTATGGGATGTGATAGAACACATTCCAAAACCACACTCACTTCTCACTTATTTACATGGACTCCTCAAACCAGGTGGAGTTTTATTTTTACAAACACCAAACTTCCCAATCCAATTAACAAAAGCCAATCTGAAGGTGAAGTTAAAAGGAATGAAAGAAGGTGTCCATTACTTAGAAGCAAAGGACCATGTGAACAATTATAAAATGTCGACGCTCGCTGAACTTGGCAAACAATGTGGATTCACAAAACCTGAATACAAAGTTCTTATGCCAATCCTTTCTGTATCAGGTAGTAAAAGTAAAATCGCTGTGTATGTAAAGTTAGCGTATTATTATTTCACCAAACTCGTGTTTACACTCAGTTTCAAAACCATCAACTGGAACAATACTTTATTTTTGACTTTGAAGAAGCCATGA
- a CDS encoding HAD family hydrolase: MALFLDLDNTILPSKEAYAYAIENCAKDWGKRGLGDNFLELYEVARNQVKSQLKHHSSNRLRLLCFKMLWETQRSTHKNGFQTQDIQDVLWMEERYYYHFLSYYAEEKKKESYLKSLFPLLVSLSKEFPVFLTTNETLRTQLLKIQGFLPDEFRFTLITSEEVGFEKPTKEFFQYVIRKAGDNPKDCIILGDSWEDDILGANSHGIAGIHIPEMWGEGDEVNGLSVDEISAIQKDRNAKPKTNQADLDTNAHPISIWRASNIVTGLTFARSWLLQSQK, from the coding sequence ATGGCATTATTTTTAGATTTAGATAATACAATCCTTCCATCCAAAGAAGCGTATGCATATGCAATTGAAAACTGTGCAAAGGACTGGGGAAAACGAGGATTAGGTGACAATTTCTTGGAGTTGTACGAAGTTGCTAGGAATCAGGTTAAGTCTCAACTCAAACACCATAGTTCGAATCGTTTGCGATTGTTATGTTTTAAGATGTTATGGGAGACACAGCGATCTACTCATAAGAATGGTTTTCAAACCCAAGACATCCAGGATGTGCTTTGGATGGAAGAACGGTATTATTACCATTTTCTATCCTACTATGCAGAAGAAAAAAAGAAAGAGAGCTATCTAAAATCCTTATTTCCCTTGTTGGTTTCTCTTTCGAAAGAGTTTCCAGTTTTTCTTACAACGAATGAAACCCTTCGTACGCAGTTACTTAAGATCCAAGGGTTTTTGCCAGACGAGTTTCGTTTCACACTCATCACGTCCGAAGAGGTGGGTTTTGAAAAACCCACGAAAGAGTTCTTTCAATATGTAATCAGGAAAGCGGGCGATAATCCAAAGGACTGTATCATTTTGGGAGATAGTTGGGAAGATGATATCTTGGGGGCAAACTCTCACGGAATCGCAGGCATCCATATTCCAGAGATGTGGGGAGAGGGAGATGAGGTGAATGGTTTGAGTGTAGACGAAATCTCTGCCATTCAGAAGGATCGGAACGCCAAGCCCAAAACAAATCAGGCAGATCTAGATACGAATGCCCATCCAATTTCAATTTGGCGGGCATCCAATATCGTAACTGGGTTAACGTTTGCTAGATCATGGCTTCTTCAAAGTCAAAAATAA
- the fliD gene encoding flagellar filament capping protein FliD yields the protein MPAYTMPGLMTGQNTNDIVKKLVELERRPIKRWETENEYAKMQIQIWGEVKNLTTNLQTKTRALVSFTAPFATKSVSSSVEGVITGEASRAAKSGNRALEIIEMASKHQLSGVEIDTDIRLPEGSFTVYSGKSKETVTFPGGGLSDLTSAIKNMAGSLVETSVIKIDKDSSIITLTSVKTGKKNELQFSDPNGILKLAGLVGENKAASEDTKQLLSLDGTKAKVWDLSKFKKSELETEKIAQTEEGIFLKPDTAYTIPIAVTEIKERAYLEVEVIGEAPAVMEMGMSFEKEGSVRNKFLPINKTEFKYIFQAGDFASDKNLTGIIVSNAATTPIQIKSVTLVTPQAPGTAEPLKVLQEAKDLKIKIDGVEITRETNDGIADVLEGISFNVHKVTEEPVTLKIHVDHAKGSALIKEWVDAYNDLMKFSKEVTSVEKNGKISDKKESDDSKAADISRDFWDNKSKSGLLAGENSILRLIASLKTTANSYYPATKENGFRVLTDIGISTGAVGSNWEKIQDGLLQIDQEKLIAVLSENPDGVRDLFASDPNNDAKMEEGVGIRLLEILKPYNQYASGIVTSKVKLLEESVAGNNKKIKEHESHLISFEAKLKQRFLYMEQGVGKNKSVGNYLQNNMFRGNGGE from the coding sequence ATGCCAGCATACACCATGCCGGGTCTGATGACCGGGCAAAACACAAACGATATCGTTAAAAAATTGGTCGAATTGGAACGCCGGCCCATCAAACGATGGGAGACCGAAAATGAATATGCCAAAATGCAGATTCAGATTTGGGGAGAGGTCAAAAATCTAACGACCAACTTACAAACCAAAACCAGAGCCCTTGTTTCGTTTACAGCTCCATTTGCTACCAAATCCGTGTCCTCTTCTGTGGAAGGAGTGATCACAGGGGAAGCATCCCGTGCTGCCAAGTCGGGAAATCGCGCACTTGAAATCATTGAAATGGCAAGTAAACACCAGTTATCTGGTGTTGAAATTGATACAGACATTCGACTTCCCGAAGGAAGTTTTACCGTGTATTCTGGTAAATCGAAAGAGACAGTGACATTCCCGGGTGGAGGTCTATCTGATCTAACGAGTGCCATTAAGAATATGGCTGGTAGCCTTGTCGAAACATCCGTTATCAAAATTGATAAAGACTCATCTATTATTACTTTAACATCCGTTAAAACAGGCAAAAAAAACGAACTTCAGTTTTCTGATCCCAATGGAATATTGAAACTCGCTGGACTTGTTGGCGAAAACAAAGCTGCTTCCGAAGATACAAAACAATTGCTTTCTCTGGATGGAACGAAGGCCAAGGTTTGGGACCTATCAAAATTTAAAAAATCAGAATTAGAAACTGAAAAAATCGCACAAACAGAAGAAGGAATTTTTCTAAAACCAGACACTGCCTATACAATTCCCATTGCGGTTACCGAAATCAAGGAACGTGCTTACTTGGAAGTGGAAGTGATCGGAGAAGCGCCTGCTGTGATGGAGATGGGGATGAGTTTTGAGAAAGAAGGAAGTGTGCGTAACAAATTCCTTCCGATTAACAAAACTGAATTCAAGTATATTTTCCAAGCAGGTGATTTTGCGAGTGATAAAAACCTCACAGGGATCATTGTTTCGAATGCGGCGACAACTCCGATCCAAATCAAATCGGTTACACTTGTGACTCCGCAAGCGCCTGGAACTGCCGAACCTTTAAAAGTATTACAAGAAGCAAAAGATCTCAAAATCAAAATTGATGGTGTTGAGATCACTCGTGAAACCAACGATGGAATCGCAGATGTATTAGAAGGGATCTCGTTTAATGTGCATAAGGTGACAGAAGAACCTGTGACTTTAAAAATCCATGTAGATCATGCCAAAGGTTCTGCTCTGATCAAAGAATGGGTAGATGCTTATAATGATCTCATGAAGTTCTCCAAAGAAGTGACTTCGGTTGAAAAAAATGGAAAAATTTCTGATAAAAAAGAAAGTGATGATTCTAAAGCAGCTGATATTTCCAGGGATTTTTGGGATAATAAATCCAAATCTGGGCTTCTTGCTGGTGAAAACTCAATTTTACGATTAATTGCTTCTTTGAAAACAACAGCTAACTCGTATTATCCTGCTACGAAAGAAAATGGATTTCGTGTATTGACTGACATTGGGATTTCGACAGGTGCTGTTGGATCCAACTGGGAAAAAATCCAAGATGGTTTGTTACAAATTGACCAAGAAAAACTCATAGCTGTATTATCTGAAAATCCAGATGGAGTTAGAGATTTGTTTGCATCTGATCCGAATAATGATGCGAAGATGGAAGAGGGAGTTGGGATTCGACTACTCGAAATTCTAAAACCTTATAACCAATATGCTTCTGGTATTGTGACAAGTAAGGTAAAACTCTTAGAAGAAAGTGTTGCTGGAAATAATAAAAAAATCAAAGAACATGAATCCCATCTAATCAGTTTTGAAGCCAAATTAAAACAAAGATTTCTCTACATGGAACAAGGTGTAGGAAAAAACAAATCAGTTGGGAACTATTTACAGAATAATATGTTTAGAGGGAACGGTGGAGAATGA